In Carya illinoinensis cultivar Pawnee chromosome 6, C.illinoinensisPawnee_v1, whole genome shotgun sequence, a single genomic region encodes these proteins:
- the LOC122314440 gene encoding uncharacterized protein LOC122314440, with protein sequence MGGCASKPQDFDILKVSIPTEDVVAPEKAEGETVAQGTNNVDEMQNEAPLIDLSKDEDENSSSEQKTIVEATPVSVESHEETTKIVEDKVENPIDELKGVKVEAHNETKEPAKEEQAEAKIDKSDVSPLSKDKSTDAPLIATT encoded by the exons ATGGGAGGCTGCGCGAGCAAGCCCCAAGACTTTGACATCCTTAAGGTGTCAATCCCTACCGAAGATGTTGTTGCCCCTGAGAAGGCCGAGGGCGAGACTGTTGCTCAA GGGACCAACAATGTAGATGAGATGCAGAACGAAGCACCTTTGATAGACCTCTCCAAGGATGAGGATGAAAACTCATCCTCTGAACAAAAGACTATTGTTGAAGCAACACCAGTTTCTGTGGAGTCACATGAAGAAACTACCAAGATAGTAGAAGATAAAGTTGAAAACCCTATAGATGAATTGAAAGGCGTCAAGGTTGAGGCTCATAATGAGACTAAAGAGCCAGCAAAGGAAGAGCAAGCTGAGGCCAAGATTGACAAATCAGATGTTTCCCCACTCTCTAAAGATAAAAGTACTGATGCACCTCTAATTGCTACTACATGA
- the LOC122313366 gene encoding uncharacterized protein LOC122313366, with protein MAPFAKSRSSLIVMITVVFTVASFPTVRSEHHSSAIRLPSEGDGNNCAGGSVPASCPIKCFRPDPVCGVDGVTYWCGYPDALCAGVKVAKFGFCEVGNGGPGPLSGQALLLVHIVWLIVLGFSVLFGFF; from the coding sequence ATGGCCCCATTCGCCAAATCCAGATCCTCTCTCATCGTCATGATCACTGTAGTCTTCACAGTCGCCTCCTTCCCCACCGTCCGATCCGAGCACCACTCCTCGGCCATCCGATTACCATCCGAAGGTGACGGAAATAACTGCGCCGGAGGATCCGTGCCGGCCTCCTGCCCCATCAAGTGCTTCCGGCCCGACCCAGTTTGTGGCGTCGACGGCGTCACCTACTGGTGCGGCTACCCCGATGCTCTGTGCGCCGGCGTCAAGGTCGCCAAGTTCGGATTTTGCGAGGTTGGCAATGGCGGGCCGGGCCCTCTCTCCGGCCAGGCCCTCCTTCTGGTCCATATCGTATGGCTCATTGTGCTCGGCTTTTCCGTCTTGTTCGGGTTTTTCTGA